A window from Citrus sinensis cultivar Valencia sweet orange chromosome 5, DVS_A1.0, whole genome shotgun sequence encodes these proteins:
- the LOC102626763 gene encoding disease resistance-like protein DSC1 isoform X1: MTQLEAKSFSTMSNLRLLEINNVYPSGNLEYLSNNLRYLKWHGYPFNSLPVSFRPEKLFKLNLCSSRIKYLWKGIKPLKELKSMNLIHSRNLIRTPDFTGVPNLERLNLEGCTRLLEVHQFVGTLKRLILLNLKDCRNLVSFPKNVCLMKSLKILCLYGCLKLEKLPQDLGEVECLEELDVGGTAVRQIPPSIVQLMNLKIFSLHGCKGQPPKISSSDFFLSLLLPNKNSNSMCLSFPRFTGLSSLQTLDLSDCNLLEGAIPFDIGSLFSVEAIDSSGNNFVSLPSSINQLLKLKIFCLERCRNLKSLPELPPEIVYVGAEGCTSLETISISPKLSWTADMVLNFSNCFKLAGDQVSGDNLMAMLLEQWHVELPICSSQFHLFIPGNEIPRWFSYWNIGGSVTMQASGLRSDHNFSGFVVCAVLSLPCCTDMSYMEIQCKIEAQEDDYDFSVAIPSFATLESDHLWLAYLPRETFKTKRFQVLTKASFNIFYVGENFWDAAVKMCGVVPIHTEVEDFVYKGQQLRPPIWNPWPFELRRSGNRKFFTFSWLEGSNAARPALPNEFLGSIYKFSRARKINDI; this comes from the exons ATGACGCAATTGGAAGCTAAATCATTTTCAACCATGAGCAATCTGAGGTTACTTGAAATCAATAATGTTTATCCTTCGGGCAATCTTGAATACCTCTCAAATAATTTGCGGTATCTCAAATGGCATGGATACCCGTTTAATTCTTTGCCCGTGAGTTTCCGGCCAGAGaaactttttaagttgaaCTTGTGTAGTAGTCGCATCAAATATCTTTGGAAGGGCATAAAG CCTTTGAAGGAGTTGAAATCCATGAATCTCATTCACTCTCGTAACCTTATCAGAACCCCTGACTTTACAGGGGTTCCAAATCTTGAGCGGCTGAATCTTGAAGGCTGTACAAGATTGCTCGAGGTTCACCAATTTGTTGGAACTCTTAAAAgactaattttattgaatttaaaagactGCAGAAATCTTGTCAGCTTTCCAAAAAATGTCTGTCTTATGAAGTCTCTAAAGATACTGTGTCTTTATGGATGTttaaaattagagaaattGCCTCAGGACTTGGGGGAAGTTGAGTGTTTGGAAGAACTAGATGTAGGTGGCACTGCAGTAAGACAAATACCACCCTCCATTGTACAGTTGATGAATCTCAAAATATTCTCTCTCCATGGATGTAAAGGACAACCCCCCAAAATCTCGAGTTCAGATTTCTTCCTTTCGTTGTTGTTgccaaataaaaattctaattccATGTGCTTGTCCTTTCCTCGTTTCACTGGTTTAAGCTCTCTACAAACTTTAGATCTTAGTGACTGCAATCTTTTGGAAGGAGCAATTCCTTTTGATATTGGCTCCTTATTCTCAGTAGAAGCAATAGATTCAAGTGGGAACAATTTTGTCAGCCTACCATCTAGCATAAACCAACTTTTaaagcttaaaattttttgcttGGAGAGATGCCGGAATCTTAAATCGTTGCCAGAGCTTCCACCAGAAATAGTTTATGTTGGTGCCGAAGGCTGTACTTCTTTGGAAACAATATCTATTAGCCCAAAGTTAAGCTGGACCGCTGACATGGttctaaatttttcaaattgctTCAAGCTGGCTGGGGATCAAGTTAGTGGAGACAACTTGATGGCTATGTTGCTGGAACAATGGCATGTG GAGCTCCCTATTTGTTCTTCTCAGTTTCATCTTTTTATTCCTGGGAATGAAATTCCAAGGTGGTTCAGCTATTGGAATATTGGTGGTTCGGTAACAATGCAAGCTTCTGGTCTTAGATCGGATCATAATTTCTCAGGATTTGTTGTTTGTGCGGTATTATCTCTCCCTTGTTGTACGGACATGTCCTACATGGAGATTCAATGTAAAATAGAAGCACAGGAAGATGATTACGACTTCAGcgttgccatccctagtttCGCAACCCTCGAGTCCGATCACCTTTGGCTGGCCTATTTGCCCCGGGAGACTTTTAAAACAAAGCGTTTTCAAGTACTTACAAAGGCttctttcaacattttttaCGTGGGTGAAAATTTTTGGGACGCTGCGGTTAAAATGTGTGGTGTTGTTCCAATTCACACGGAAGTGGAAGATTTTGTCTACAAGGGACAACAGCTTCGGCCTCCAATTTGGAATCCATGGCCTTTTGAGTTACGACGGAGCGGCAACAGAAAATTCTTTACCTTTTCGTGGTTGGAAGGCAGCAATGCAGCCAGACCGGCGCTACCCAATGAGTTTCTTGGTTCTATTTACAAGTTCAGCCGCGCCAGAAAAATTAACGATATTTGA
- the LOC102626763 gene encoding disease resistance-like protein DSC1 isoform X2: MTQLEAKSFSTMSNLRLLEINNVYPSGNLEYLSNNLRYLKWHGYPFNSLPVSFRPEKLFKLNLCSSRIKYLWKGIKPLKELKSMNLIHSRNLIRTPDFTGVPNLERLNLEGCTRLLEVHQFVGTLKRLILLNLKDCRNLVSFPKNVCLMKSLKILCLYGCLKLEKLPQDLGEVECLEELDVGGTAVRQIPPSIVQLMNLKIFSLHGCKGQPPKISSSDFFLSLLLPNKNSNSMCLSFPRFTGLSSLQTLDLSDCNLLEGAIPFDIGSLFSVEAIDSSGNNFVSLPSSINQLLKLKIFCLERCRNLKSLPELPPEIVYVGAEGCTSLETISISPKLSWTADMVLNFSNCFKLAGDQVSGDNLMAMLLEQWHVELEHGTCK, encoded by the exons ATGACGCAATTGGAAGCTAAATCATTTTCAACCATGAGCAATCTGAGGTTACTTGAAATCAATAATGTTTATCCTTCGGGCAATCTTGAATACCTCTCAAATAATTTGCGGTATCTCAAATGGCATGGATACCCGTTTAATTCTTTGCCCGTGAGTTTCCGGCCAGAGaaactttttaagttgaaCTTGTGTAGTAGTCGCATCAAATATCTTTGGAAGGGCATAAAG CCTTTGAAGGAGTTGAAATCCATGAATCTCATTCACTCTCGTAACCTTATCAGAACCCCTGACTTTACAGGGGTTCCAAATCTTGAGCGGCTGAATCTTGAAGGCTGTACAAGATTGCTCGAGGTTCACCAATTTGTTGGAACTCTTAAAAgactaattttattgaatttaaaagactGCAGAAATCTTGTCAGCTTTCCAAAAAATGTCTGTCTTATGAAGTCTCTAAAGATACTGTGTCTTTATGGATGTttaaaattagagaaattGCCTCAGGACTTGGGGGAAGTTGAGTGTTTGGAAGAACTAGATGTAGGTGGCACTGCAGTAAGACAAATACCACCCTCCATTGTACAGTTGATGAATCTCAAAATATTCTCTCTCCATGGATGTAAAGGACAACCCCCCAAAATCTCGAGTTCAGATTTCTTCCTTTCGTTGTTGTTgccaaataaaaattctaattccATGTGCTTGTCCTTTCCTCGTTTCACTGGTTTAAGCTCTCTACAAACTTTAGATCTTAGTGACTGCAATCTTTTGGAAGGAGCAATTCCTTTTGATATTGGCTCCTTATTCTCAGTAGAAGCAATAGATTCAAGTGGGAACAATTTTGTCAGCCTACCATCTAGCATAAACCAACTTTTaaagcttaaaattttttgcttGGAGAGATGCCGGAATCTTAAATCGTTGCCAGAGCTTCCACCAGAAATAGTTTATGTTGGTGCCGAAGGCTGTACTTCTTTGGAAACAATATCTATTAGCCCAAAGTTAAGCTGGACCGCTGACATGGttctaaatttttcaaattgctTCAAGCTGGCTGGGGATCAAGTTAGTGGAGACAACTTGATGGCTATGTTGCTGGAACAATGGCATGTG GAATTGGAACATGGAACTTGTAAGTGA